Part of the Bacillus sp. THAF10 genome is shown below.
CCTCATTGCTGGATTGCAGCCAATTATTGGAGCATTCTTGGTAGGTCTCGCGCTTAACCGTTTTATTTTTGATCAAGGTCCTCTAATGAACAGAATTCGATTTACTGCAAACAGTATTTTTATTCCATTTTTCCTGTTATCTGTAGGGATGCTGATGGATCTTCGCGTGCTCATTGGAAATTCAAAAGCATGGATTTTAACCGTTGCGATTGTTCTTGGACTATTATTTAGTAAATACATTGCTGCCTGGCTTACGAGTATCTTTTATCAATATTCAAAAGATGAGCGGCTTGTTATCTTCGGATTAACAACACCTCAGGCAGCAGCTACTCTTGCCGCAACCTTAGTTGGCTTTAATGTAGGGCTACTTGATCAAGCAACTGTCAATGGTGTCATCATCATGATACTAATCACTTGTATTATCGGACCATACCTTGTGGAAAAATATGGCCGTAACCTTGCGCTTGCAGAGGAAATGAAGCCTGTTCAAAAGGGGGATGCACCGGAGCGAATCTTGATTCCCATTGCAAACCCAAATACGATGGAATCCTTAATGGATTTGGCTTTTGTCATCCGTCAATCCAATTCCATTGACCACCCTCTTTACGCACTAAGTGTGGTGCAGCGTGATATGTGGGGCTCAGATGTGGATGTTGCCAAAGCAGAGAAGATGCTAGGTCAGGCAGTATCGTATTCTAGTGGAGCTGATATCCCTTTACGTGTTACTACAAGGGTAGATAGAAATATTGCCACTGGTATTAATCGTGCGATTGCAGAAGAAAGAATCACGACACTTGTTGCCGGATGGAATGGCGAAAGAACCGCGCCGCAAAAAATCTTTGGTGGAGTTATTGATCAAGTACTAGATCAAACAAATGTGTCGGTATTAATCTCAAAACTCGGTCATCCTCTGAACACTACTAAACGGATCGTGCTCATTCTACCTAAAGGAATCGATCATAAATCTGGGTACTGGGATGCGCTTGCAACCATTAAATTAATTGCGAGCAACCTAGGTGCCACAATTCAATGCTATTGTATCAAAGGATTTCCTGACACATATAAAGCTCATATGAAAGAAATCAAACCAAATCCTCCAACCGTTGTGGAGTGGGTAGAAGGCTGGCATGCTCTATATGAAAATAAGCTGCCGAACTTCCGGGCTGATGACATTGTGGTGGTTTTAAGTGCAAGACGTGGTACAACCGGCTGGCATCCACAGCTGGAAAAAATACCAGGAAAGCTTGCAAAAATAAACCCAGAAAGCTTTATCATTTTTTATCCTACCGAAGAAAAAGAAGACCTCCGTGGAACACGTGGAACGGAAATACCAAAAGAAGTATTACTTGGAAGAGATTATGACTAAAGAGAGCGTGCAACTTGCACCTCTCTATTTTTTATTGGCTAATGAGTATAGCTGTTGATTGGACCAAATGAAGGAGACTCCAGCGGGAAATAGTGCGTCTGGTGAGACCCCGCAGGACGCTTAGCCATTTTGCGGAAATTAACAGCGGTATTTATAATAGAATTTTTCGTATTCGCATTTTCAAAACAATATGCTATAATTATGACTAGGTACTAATAACTTATATAAATAGGAGGATATAAATAATGAATTTATCCTTAGATGGACGTACATATGTCGTAATGGGTGTTGCCAACAAGCGAAGCATTGCATGGGGAATTGCTCGGTCCCTACATGATGCAGGAGCGCGTCTTGTATTTACTTACGCAGGAGAGCGCTTGGAGAAAAGTGTTCGCGAGCTAGCTGAATCACTTGAGAGAAACGACAGCATCGTGCTTCCATGCGATGTAACAAAGGACGAAGAAGTGCACACGTGCTTCCAGCAAATTAAAGAAGAAGTTGGCACGATTCACGGTGTAGCTCACTGTATCGCTTTCGCTAACAAAGAAGAGCTGCAAGGCGATTACATGAACACGACAAGAGATGGCTTCCTTCTAGCGCATAACATCAGCTCGTATTCGTTAACTGCTGTTGCAAAAGAAGCGAAAGAAATTATGACAGAAGGCGGTAGCATTGTTACATTAACCTACCTTGGCGGTGAGAAAGTTGTTCCAAACTACAACGTCATGGGTGTAGCAAAAGCAAGCCTTGATGCGAGTGTGAAATACCTTGCTAATGATCTTGGAAAAATGGGAATCCGTGTGAATTCCATTTCTGCTGGACCAATTCGTACCCTTTCTGCTAAAGGTGTAAGTGACTTTAACTCCATTCTAAAAGAAATTGAAGAGACTGCACCACTGCGCAGAGTTACTACACAAGAAGAAGTTGGCGATGCCGCATTGTTCTTATTTAGCAATCTTTCCCGTGGGATCACAGGAGAGAACATTCACGTCGACTCTGGTTATCACATCCTTTAAAAAAACAGCCCCGTTGAGGAGAGAAACATTTCTTCGACGGGGCTTCTTTCTTCTACTAAAATTCCTCTCATACACCTCCATATACACCCAATCCAACCTCCAAATCTAGCATATTCTATAGTAAAAGGAGGGTTTTACTAAATGAAGATAATAGTATTAGATCCTGGTCACGGTGGTCAGGATCCTGGTGCTGTGCACCAAACACTAATGGAAAAAGACTTAAATCTAAACATAGCCAAAAGAGTAAGAGCATATTTGGAAAAAGAATATGAAGTGAAAATTTCGATGACAAGGGAGGGGGATTCTACTGTCAGTCTTGAGGCACGTACAAGTCTTGCAACTAGTATAAAAGCGGACTACTTCTGCTCCATTCATCACAATGCAGGTGGAGGAACAGGTTTTGAAAGCTACCGGAACAGTGGTTCCACATCGAGTAAGGAACGCACCTATCATGAAATCATTCACCGTGAAATAGTAAATGTGGTGACAGGTAAATACAATAGGAGAGACAGAGGAATAAAGACCGCCAACTTCCATGTGTTAAGAGAAACAAAGATGCCTGCTGTTTTGTTAGAGCTTCTCTTCATGGATACAGCTCAGGATAGGGAGCTTCTACTACATGAAAGCTTCAAGGAGGATATCTCAAAGGCAATTGGAGAGGGTCTTGCTAAAGCGTTAGCCCTGCCAAAAAAGGTGACAACCAATTTGTATAAAGTCATCGCAGGATCCTTTAAGGACCGTAAAAATGCCGAAGCCAGATTGCTCTATTTACAGCAAAAGGGCATCACAGCTATTATTGTAACGACGACCTTAAATGGAGCACCCTACTATAGGGTGCAGGCTGGTGCTTTTAAAGACCGAGAGAATGCAGAAAGATATGTGGAACAAATAAAGAAAAACGGAGTGGAAGCATTTATTCTTGTTGAAGAAACCCTTCCCGCAGCGCCAACCCCACCCTCGCCTCCTTCTCCTCCAGAACCAAGTCCAACACCTACCGGACTTTCTATTGAAGGATCTGCTGTAATCGAAGCAGAAGAGCTTGATGCATTTGTAAAAACCATTCATTCGAATGCCCCACTACTTGGGAAATACTATATAGCACTAGGAAAAACTTACGGAATTCGAGGAGATGTAGCTTACGCACAAGCTATTCATGAGACCAACTATTTCCGTTTTACTGGGGCTGTAAAAGCCAACCAAAATAACTTCGCAGGAATTGGTGCCACAGGAGGTGACGTTAGAGGAGCAGTATTTGCCACTCCAGAAGAAGGAGTGCTAGCACATATTCAGCACCTATATGCTTACGCTAACAAGAAGCCTCTACCAAACACCTATCCCAAGGTAGACCCACGTTTTGACTTGGTGACAAGAGGAATCGCTCCAACATGGGTTGCTCTCAACGGTCGCTGGGCAGTTCCAGGTACAAATTATGGACAGCTCATCCTAAAAATATATGAAAAAATACTCGAAGAAACGATAACCATCAAACAACAAGAAATAGAAAAAATGCGAGATGCATTAGTCGAATTAAGGAACTCAAACTAATGGTATACCAGGCTTTTGGATAAAGCCTGGTTTTTATCATGCTATTATAACTCTTAAATGAGGACTTTATTGGTAACGGACTTTGTTAACTTAAAACAAACTGTCTAATTAATTATATTGAAAAAATTCTCTATATCATTTCTCAAATTGATAAGTGATTCATCACTTAATTTTTCTTTTTCTTTAACTTTTATTGCTACCTTACTAATTCTTTGGTCATCCATTAATAAAAGCTGCTCTAGTTTGTTTTTTATCGCTTCTTCTTCTTCTTCGTAATCACAATAAAAATCAGTTAAATGAAACGCCTGGAGCAAGCTTTTAACCTTACTTAATTTACTAAGACATAGCGTAGGAATATTGTTTCTAATTCCAACCAGTGATGGATGAAGTTTAAAGGAGACTAGATAATCTAAAGATTGAATATGACTATAAGTTACATCTAGGTACTGATAGTTCTTTATGATAATTTCAAATTTCGGGTTATACTTCAAAATTTTTTCTTTCAACTTTAAACAAGTTTGACGATCCGTAAATTTATTTCTTATATCAACAACTTCAATTAAAACAATGGTAAAATCTTTAGAATTTAAGGTGGAAAGAATTCTAGCCATTTTATCTAAGGGGAAATCTTCATAAGAGAAGCTACAAACACCTATTGTTTTTTTGTGTGGATTCTTTATGATTGGATAATTAGGTTGTCGATAACTAAATGCTATATCCGGAACTTCCCTAATCATGGAGTTTAGCTTCATATAATTAGCTAACTTTGCAGAATTAGAATCTCTTACATATAAACCATTAGCTTGCGATATAATTTCTCTATACTTTTCAACTTCAGCTTCTGGCCATGTCTCAGGAGGATAAAAATCAACTACTCCAACACCATATACCCAAACAGGAACGTGCAGTATCTCTTTTGGAAAATATGTGTTGTTATAGGAATAGGGGATGATTAGATCACCGCCACCAATAATGACAGCATCTGAGGATAGAAAGTCTATATGACTGACTATAGGATAAACTGTATCCTTGTATAAAACTTGTTTAAATGTTTCCAAAAATAATTCGTCTCCAAAATTTCCTTTTCCATAATAACCCGCTATGCCTAACTTCATAAACTCACCTCATCTTTGATTCTTTTAAAAACGGATAATTTAGGGTTACTAAACCTAATATGACTAGGATTTTTACTTGCTAATCGAAAGCTTGGTATATACCCTAAATTTATTACTAAATCAGTAATATTCACTGAAAAAGTACTATTAATTGATTCGGATAAGTGAACGTGTTTATAAGAATGCAGGCAAAGAGTGTTTGAGTAAGATAGGGTGTTAATATCAATTAATTCCTTGGTGTATTTTATTTCTAAATGCAGAGTATTAAATTGCTCTGAATTATTTACGTCAATGTCCAAATAATAGTACTCTGCTTTCATATTCACAACCTCTTTAGGACTCAGTAAAAAACAATGATACTCCCCTGAAGGTTTTGTGCCAATAAAAGGAGGGTCATTTTTTAAGTTAGTAGTAGCGTAGTAGGAATTGGTAGTGCAGTGGTTTAAGGCATAAGTTTCATTAAGGTAGGAGAAGGATTGTAGAAGCTTTGAATTGTTATTATTTTTAGTTAGAAGAGGGTAACTATTTACTAACGAATGATAAATGTCTTTATAGCGCTCAGTCCAACTAAATTGTTTAGCAAATTTTGATAAGGTTGAAGGATTACTGTTAGACACAATGCTATTATCAACCATTGAAAGAAATTGATTGTGATCTTTGGCTATGTGAACAAAAGGAGTCAAATTTCTTACTTCTGGAAGATCGGTTGATACAACAGGTTTTCCTGCAGCAAGATATTCATATACCTTTATTGGGTTTGTACTTTGAGTAATTCGATTAATTTTAAAGGGAATAATACAAGTATCAAAATATGAAATTAAAACAGGAAGTTCATGATAATCTCTATAACCAAGGTAATGTACATTGTTTTTGCTAATCATTTCAGTAGATAATAATGGTCCAATGATAATAATCTGTCCTTGTGGATAAGTGTCAGCTAGTTTTGAAATAATCTCTTTGTCTACCCATGGTGCCCAAGCTCCAATATAACCAATCTTGGGTCCAGCAGTAGTGGGTACGCCTTCTAACACTTTCGTATTCAGGCTTTGAGAGGAATAAAAGAATTCCCAGTCACATCCATTAGGTGCAAGTAATTTGGGGGTTTTGGGTGCAATTTTTTTCATTTTGTCCATTAAGTTAGTTGCTGTACAAATGATTGCATCCACTTTATGAATCCATCTTTTTTCATCCATATCCCATTCGGGAAAATCATCAACACAATCGTATACAATGTAGTCAGCCCTACATTGTTTAGCAAAAGGGATTTTCTTGCTCCAGGAAGTCCAAAATAATTTGTTATCATTTAGAGAAGGTAAAATTTGGTCGATAAAGAATTGTGCGTGGTTAATAGTAAAGAGGTTTTTTTCTACTTCGTTCCATACCATTCCAGATTGATTTTCTTTATTAAAATATAGGACTGTGTGATGATCCTGGGCA
Proteins encoded:
- a CDS encoding glycosyltransferase; amino-acid sequence: MTIIIYPPTIDWTFMRQRPQHLMSQFAQDHHTVLYFNKENQSGMVWNEVEKNLFTINHAQFFIDQILPSLNDNKLFWTSWSKKIPFAKQCRADYIVYDCVDDFPEWDMDEKRWIHKVDAIICTATNLMDKMKKIAPKTPKLLAPNGCDWEFFYSSQSLNTKVLEGVPTTAGPKIGYIGAWAPWVDKEIISKLADTYPQGQIIIIGPLLSTEMISKNNVHYLGYRDYHELPVLISYFDTCIIPFKINRITQSTNPIKVYEYLAAGKPVVSTDLPEVRNLTPFVHIAKDHNQFLSMVDNSIVSNSNPSTLSKFAKQFSWTERYKDIYHSLVNSYPLLTKNNNNSKLLQSFSYLNETYALNHCTTNSYYATTNLKNDPPFIGTKPSGEYHCFLLSPKEVVNMKAEYYYLDIDVNNSEQFNTLHLEIKYTKELIDINTLSYSNTLCLHSYKHVHLSESINSTFSVNITDLVINLGYIPSFRLASKNPSHIRFSNPKLSVFKRIKDEVSL
- the fabI gene encoding enoyl-ACP reductase FabI translates to MNLSLDGRTYVVMGVANKRSIAWGIARSLHDAGARLVFTYAGERLEKSVRELAESLERNDSIVLPCDVTKDEEVHTCFQQIKEEVGTIHGVAHCIAFANKEELQGDYMNTTRDGFLLAHNISSYSLTAVAKEAKEIMTEGGSIVTLTYLGGEKVVPNYNVMGVAKASLDASVKYLANDLGKMGIRVNSISAGPIRTLSAKGVSDFNSILKEIEETAPLRRVTTQEEVGDAALFLFSNLSRGITGENIHVDSGYHIL
- a CDS encoding cation:proton antiporter — encoded protein: MFELPIKEPVLVFTIAMIIFFIFPYFMKLLRIPGLIGPILAGVIIGPNGLAVLERSSTIELLGTVGLLFIMFIAGLEMDLDGFKKYRNRSIVYGMMSFWIPLIVGTIISLMLGYSVAASILIGSILGSHTLLGYPIASRLGIGKSKAITTAVGGSILTDTFALLVLAVITGAAAGQLDIYFGIKLTFSLIVFVAIIFIGTPYLSRWFFRNIATEGTGEFIYVMVMLFTAGSLALIAGLQPIIGAFLVGLALNRFIFDQGPLMNRIRFTANSIFIPFFLLSVGMLMDLRVLIGNSKAWILTVAIVLGLLFSKYIAAWLTSIFYQYSKDERLVIFGLTTPQAAATLAATLVGFNVGLLDQATVNGVIIMILITCIIGPYLVEKYGRNLALAEEMKPVQKGDAPERILIPIANPNTMESLMDLAFVIRQSNSIDHPLYALSVVQRDMWGSDVDVAKAEKMLGQAVSYSSGADIPLRVTTRVDRNIATGINRAIAEERITTLVAGWNGERTAPQKIFGGVIDQVLDQTNVSVLISKLGHPLNTTKRIVLILPKGIDHKSGYWDALATIKLIASNLGATIQCYCIKGFPDTYKAHMKEIKPNPPTVVEWVEGWHALYENKLPNFRADDIVVVLSARRGTTGWHPQLEKIPGKLAKINPESFIIFYPTEEKEDLRGTRGTEIPKEVLLGRDYD
- a CDS encoding N-acetylmuramoyl-L-alanine amidase, whose translation is MKIIVLDPGHGGQDPGAVHQTLMEKDLNLNIAKRVRAYLEKEYEVKISMTREGDSTVSLEARTSLATSIKADYFCSIHHNAGGGTGFESYRNSGSTSSKERTYHEIIHREIVNVVTGKYNRRDRGIKTANFHVLRETKMPAVLLELLFMDTAQDRELLLHESFKEDISKAIGEGLAKALALPKKVTTNLYKVIAGSFKDRKNAEARLLYLQQKGITAIIVTTTLNGAPYYRVQAGAFKDRENAERYVEQIKKNGVEAFILVEETLPAAPTPPSPPSPPEPSPTPTGLSIEGSAVIEAEELDAFVKTIHSNAPLLGKYYIALGKTYGIRGDVAYAQAIHETNYFRFTGAVKANQNNFAGIGATGGDVRGAVFATPEEGVLAHIQHLYAYANKKPLPNTYPKVDPRFDLVTRGIAPTWVALNGRWAVPGTNYGQLILKIYEKILEETITIKQQEIEKMRDALVELRNSN
- a CDS encoding polysaccharide pyruvyl transferase family protein, which produces MKLGIAGYYGKGNFGDELFLETFKQVLYKDTVYPIVSHIDFLSSDAVIIGGGDLIIPYSYNNTYFPKEILHVPVWVYGVGVVDFYPPETWPEAEVEKYREIISQANGLYVRDSNSAKLANYMKLNSMIREVPDIAFSYRQPNYPIIKNPHKKTIGVCSFSYEDFPLDKMARILSTLNSKDFTIVLIEVVDIRNKFTDRQTCLKLKEKILKYNPKFEIIIKNYQYLDVTYSHIQSLDYLVSFKLHPSLVGIRNNIPTLCLSKLSKVKSLLQAFHLTDFYCDYEEEEEAIKNKLEQLLLMDDQRISKVAIKVKEKEKLSDESLINLRNDIENFFNIIN